In Chrysemys picta bellii isolate R12L10 chromosome 22, ASM1138683v2, whole genome shotgun sequence, the genomic stretch GGGGTGCACAGCCCAGCCTGTCACCCCATTCTGCCTTGGAAGCCAGTCAGCCAGCTCACTCCATGGCAGCACAGGGAGAGGTAATATTGAAATAAGATCAAGAATAAACTCTTCCTTGATGCCTTTGTTAAAatcctgtgttttttttaaatccacccaCTGAATATTGGGGGGGGTGGGAATAGAGGAATTGGCAAGAAAGTTTTGCTCTTGAACCTTTAAGAGCACTCATGTTACAGGTGCTCTGGGACTTGTATTAGCTATAGCTTGTGGGTTGACAGGCTGAGAGCAAGGCCTGCTCAGATTAGAAGGCTATAAAAGCCAAGCCACTGTAGTAATGGGAGAAGTTCTTTTATGGGGTGATCTGGAGGGGAGCAGCTCTGGCTTTATCAATCCCAACTGGATTTTTGGTGGTAGTCCCTCACTTCATCTATGCTCTCTGTTTCACTTCAGCTGCTCATCGGCTCTCCTTGTCTCTCCCCTCCAGACATGTTTGGGCAACACAGTGCTTGGTCTGTTTGTGTAGGAGGTTCAACTTACACCTCCATCACCAGGGGTAcagttgtgcctcagtttcccccctcagTGACTGTTGTTATCCCCAACTACAAGTATTCAAAAAGTGtcagcttctctcccctctgttccccacctccccccaaaaatacCATGAGTGACTTAAAAAACATGagctttaagaaaacaaaaccGGGTTTATCTGCCTTCTTGGTTTTGAGCCTTCAGGCTGCACACAAGCAGTTTACAAGCAGTTCTTTGTAGCCAGGAGTGCAGGAAACCTCTCTGAAgaattaaagctgagattctcatgcaatctcTTAATTCCAGCCAGGAGGGCTTTAAGGCAAACATGAAATATCACACAATAGAGGTCACTGGAGTTGGCAATATtgtatcacacacacaccctcagctAGAGTTCCAAAGTAGCCTGACTTCCCAGGTCCTGGTTTTATTAATGGCCCAAAATATTCCAATACTTGGCATAGGACACCCTCCCCCAGTTCCAGCCACACTTTATCCTTATGCTACTAGACTACAGTCTGCAGACAGTCCAGCCTCCCTTGGATCACAGCTGGCCTTCCACCTCTCAGCTACAGAGGCTCCCTTTAGCCCTCCCACTGGACTCTGATGACAGTCCTTTCACTTCGCTGAGCTACAGGGAACTCCTAGCTTTCTCATCAGTGTATGGTCATAGTTCCAGACAGCTTCCTTCTCCAAGCTCTTGCCAGAAATGACCTAACAGCCACAGCTACCCACCCCATAAAAGATTCCTTTCTCTACTGCTAGAGCAGCTTGGCTTTTATCTCTGTCTAATCCCAGCAGGCCTTGCTTTCAGCCTACCACGACTGAGGCCTTGGCCCAACAATTCCCAGAATGCTTGGCTTTAAAGAGACAGAGGCCCTGTAATAAGCATGCCCTTAAAGGACCAGTGCGCTCTGTTAGGTCCAACAGTAAACCTTTTTTGCAAATTCCCCTTTccaattctccccccccaccccaaattcttGTGTTGCAGTTCCTCTTTCCTCCCAACCCAGGGGGCAAGTGAGTGATTGCCTGGATTCTCTTTTATTTCAGCAGATGGGATCATGAGTGAGAAGGAGGCGGAGAGCCCTCTGCAGGGAGGTCCTGAGGAAGAGGGTAGACCCAAAGGGAACATCCCCCAGGAAGTTGGCTCAGACAGTCCTGGCGGGTCGGAGTTGCTGGGGGGAAACAACAGagagcagcagcccctgggcagaTCCCCGCTCTGGGGGAGAGGGCTCCAATTCAAAGAGAAACGCTACAACTGCACTGACTGTAACAAGAGCTTCAGCCAGAGCTCCCACCTCATCCGGCACCAGGGCACCCACACTGGCGAGCGCCCCTACAAGTGCTCTgactgtgggaagagcttcaCCCAGAACTCCAACCTCGCCCAGCACCAGCGGGTGCACACAGGCGAGCGCCCCTACCAGTGCCTTGACTGCGACAAAAGCTTCACCCAAAGCTCCCACTTGACGGAGCACCAGCGCGTGCACCAGGGTGTCAAGCCCTACAAGTGCACCAACTGCAACAAGAGCTTCAGCCAGAGCTCCCACCTCCTGCGGCATCAGGGCACCCACACGGGCGAGCGCCCCTACAAGTGCCCCgactgcgggaagagcttcagccAGAACTCCAACCTGGTGCAGCACCAGCGCATCCACACGGGTGAGCGCCCCTACAAGTGCGGagagtgcgggaagagcttcagttGGAGCTCCAACCTCATCGAGCACCAGCGCGTGCACACGGGCGAGCGGCCAGACAAGTGCCCCgactgcgggaagagcttcacCCGCAGCTCTGCGCTCATCCAACACCGGCGCATCCACAAGGGGCTGAGGCCCTACAAGTGCACacagtgcgggaagagcttcaacAAGAGCTCCCACCTCATCCGGCACCAGGGCACCCATGCCGCTGGAGAGCTGCCCTGCACGTGCGCCAGTTGTGGGAAGAGCTTCACCCGGAGCATCCAGCAGAGGCCACGGCCACACCACTGTGCTGAGTGTGAGACACGCTTCTCCCGCATTGCTGGCAGCCAGCCGCGAGCTGATGTGGCAGTGAAGCCCTACAAGTGCGGGGAGTGTGGTAGGAGCTTTGGGCGCAGCTCATACCTGGTGCAGCACCAGCGTATCCACACGGGCGACAGACCCTACAAgtgcggggactgcgggaagggcTTCGGGGTCAGTGCCCACCTCACCCGGCACCAGCTCAGCCATGCAGGTGACCGGCCCTACCGATGTCCCCAGTGTGGAAAGACCTTTGGGGAGAGCACAAAGCTGTTGAGCCACCGGCTGAGCCATGCGGGTGAGCGCCCCTACCAGTGCCCTGACTGCAAGAAGAGCTTCTGCAAAAGCTCCCACCTGGTCAGCCACCAGCGCACCCACACTGGAGAGCGGCCCTACCACTGCACCATCTGTGGCAAGAGCTTCTGCCAGAGTTCCCACCTCATCCGACACCAGGGCACCCACACGGGGGAGCGCCCCTACAAGTGCTCCGACTGCGAGAAGAGCTTCACCCAGAGCTCCAACCTCGCCCAACACcagcgaatccacacaggggagcgcCCCTACCAATGCACTgactgcgggaagagcttcagctGGAGCTCCAACCTCATAGAGCACCAGAGAACCCACCTAGCACAGAAACCCTGAACATGGGGCTGGCCAACGTGTCTGTTTGCTGAGCAAGCTCCCAACATTGCAATAaacagcatggggccagcaggacACTTAATAGGGGGAGAAATTACTCAGTGTACAATGCTGAAGACTAGAAACCTTCCCCAGGAGTTAGACTTCACACTGCCAGCGGCGGCTGCCCGCCCCAGCCTCGCCTGTTGCAAGATCCGGGAGATGATCCCACTTGCCACAGGAGCTAAGGAACCTGTAATAAGGCAAGTCTAAGGGGGTCTAACTTATGCATTCTTTCAACCTCATATGGACAGGCTGTCTACATAGACACTGGCAGACAGAGTGCAGGCCATTTCAGTCCCATGGGCAGCTCCCTAGCATTTGTTCCTTCTTTTTGTCTGTTCTGGCCAGACTCCATCCCAGGATTTTAATTCCTGTTGGACACCTAGATTCtattcccattttttaaaatttgcttttaatACTATATTTCCTGTTGTATTGCAGTCTCTCCCCATATGAAATAAAACCTGTCCAGCATACCCATTTTCCATCCTAGTGTCCCATTTCAGATGCTGTGTCTTATAACAGTTGTGTGGCTGTCTAGCCTCCAGCTGTGATTTATTaagggttctcccatcagtgttCCCACAAAAGTTTTTCTTGTGATCACTGAAGATGCAGCTGCTCTTTTCAGGGGGCAATATTTAGTCTAAGGTCCCAAGGCATTTGCTCATACACTGGCTTTACAGCTCTTTCCATCCCACCTTGTCAAGGCTAGAATGTTGTTCTTAAAATTTCCTccatttcatagattctaaggccagaagggacgattgtgattatctagtctgacctcctgtttaacaCAAGCCATacaacttccctgaaataattcctccagcacagcttttagaaaaacatccagtcttgatttaaaaatcatcagtgatggagaatctaccacaaccctcaGTAAACtattaattttctctctctctcttaaaaattcatgcattatttccagtctgaatttgtcttgcttcaagtTCCAGACATTGGatggtgttagacctttctctgatagattgtAGAGCCCATTAATAAAtagttccccatataggtacttatagattgtaatcaagtcaccccttaaccttctctttgttaagctaaatagattgcagtccttgagtctatcactataaggcagcgGCTCTCAAACTTTGGTGCCAGTGAcatctttcacatagcaagcctcagaGTGTGaccccacttataaattaaaaacacctttttatatatttaacaccattataaatactggtgGCAAagtggggtgtggggtggaggcTAAAAGCttgtgacccccatgtaataacctcatgaccccctgaagggtcctgaacccagtttgagaacccctgctataaggcatgttttctaatcctttaatcattcttgtggttcttctttgaaccctttccagtttatcaatatccttcttgaattgtgggcacctgaACTGGACATGGTATTCCACTAGTTTTTTGCAATGATGGGTGGTGACAGGCATTAGCATTTTAATCACTGTGTCATCTAAACCTGAAGCCGGTGTACACTGGTGCTGCCACTATTGGAGCTGCACTGGAAGTAGTAAGTGCAACTCATTTTAAGAAAacaatcatagaattgtagggaTGGAAAGGACCTCTACAGGTCATCTAAGTATACTTAGACCACCTcaggcaggtgtttgtctaaccttttcttaaaaTTCCATAACCTTCCTCAGTaacctgttcatagaatcatagaatatcagggttcgaagagacctcaggaggtcatctagtccaaccccctcaaagcaggaccaattcccaactaaatcatcccagccagggctttgtcaagcctgaccttaaaaacctctaaggaaggagattccagcacctccctaggcagggccggctttagcaagagcggggcccaattcctgggggcggagctgcgccggggggggggggggggggacgggacgacccgagccgcgccggggggggggggggggagccgagccgagcagacggcgggggggggggggggggccgaaccgcgccgcggggggagccgagccccgctgcaccgcgggggggacggggggacccgagccgcgtcGCGGgggctgcgctggggggggggaccccgGACCCGAGCCGCGTCGCCGgggctgcgctgggggggggaccccggacccgagccgcggggaccaggccggagccgggccccgggggccgggcgccgggctggagccaagccgggccagagccgctggggcctgcaggaacgggccgcgcctccccggagcccttctcccaccccagcttacctcgtgctgctggcccgcccctgcttcgtctcagacttcccgtgaatctctgattcgcgggaagcaggggagggggcggggcgtgcaggggaggggaggagggggaagtgagctgggggcggggcggacagctgcagcgcggggccctcttggcgcggggcccaattcagccgaatcggctgaatcggcctaaagccggccctgtccctaggtaacccattccagtgcttcaccaccttcctagtgaaaaagtttttcctaatatccaacctaaacctcccccactgcaacttgagaccattactccttgttcggtcatctggtaccactgagaacagtctagatccagcctcattggaacctcctttcaggtagttgaaagcagctatcaaatcccctctcattcttgtcttttgcagactaaacaatctcaattccctcagcctctcctcataactcatgtgctccagccccctaatcatttgtccACTTCTAAAGACTGGACAGAGTCAACTGAGACCTCACGAGGCGCAAGTGCCTCCCATGTCTTAtatacaacactcctactaatagaCCCCAGAATGACATTggtcttttttgcaacagcattgcattctTCACCCATAATCATTGATTAAAAGTCTCCAAGTGATACAGAATCCACCCCATCTGGGGGTTAATTATTCTAAtggttaatccacctcccaattagacatttgcattttatttctagcacgaatttgtctagctttagctcCCAGCTATTGCATTTCAGCCTGCCCTCTTCTGTCAGAAATATCCCCCTGGATGTGCTTATAGacggtgatcaagtcacccttaccTTTGATAAGTTACATAAACTGAGCTTCAGTCTCTCACTTTCCACCTTCTTCCTCCTACGCAACATCCCTCTGCTTATAAATGAGCTCTCTGAGACTATGCCTTCACTCAGGCCAACTCCTCTGGAGTTAGTCTAGCTTGAGTGAGAGCAGCTACAGTATGAAATAAAATTGGAGCTGCAGAGTGATTGGATTACTGCACAGAGTGATTGGGTAGGTCTATatgggagctggaggtgtaatttccagctcaagtagacatactcacactagttcatggtaaaaatagcaatgtacagtaactcctcacttatcgtggtagttatgttcctgaaaaatgcaactttatgcCAAATgataagtgaatccaatttcccaataagaattaatgtaaatgggggggttaggttacagggaaatttttttcaccagacaaaagacattatatatagtataagttttaaacaaacagttcaaTATTGTACACAGCAGTGAATGAGTGTGAAGCTTGTttgaggtggtggagtaagagggtggactatttctcagggaatgccttgctgctaaatgatgaactagcactcggctgagccctcaagggttaatatgctgttaatgtagcctcacactctacgaggcagcatggactgaggcaggagggaggaaacacaatagatgcagagcagtagctgcaaacacttccatgcaaaaactgaacatgatgatgagccCACACTCTCCCGCTggagcgcaccactccctcctcctgacagcaTATGCACAGCttcacaggtgctgactttccaaagtgctggggggggggtgcgtgCATGAGTGAGAGAGATGTATATTGCCCCTTTACGTATGCTGACCTGACTTCAAGTATATTGCCCGTTTAAGCAGATCAGACCGGAAGCAACAGCTTCCTCCTTTCTATTCCTGAGCCATGTCACCCTCCGCTTTGTGGAGAGGGGGtacagagtgggggtgggggggcaggagcagggggacatcctgatatcagcacccttccttccccctcccccagcaaaccagaagctcccgggagcagctccaaggcagagggcagggtaGGAacagcagggcagtggggggagggacagctgaactgctgctgggcagtTGCGGAGCCACATtccttacagggaatttaggggagctgataggggggaggctgctgctccccccccccccggttctaatccccacaaggaggggctgctcttccagagaatcctgcaagcagtggacaaaggaGGCAGCAGCTGCCAGACGATGtcataagggagcattgtgcaactttaaacaagtatgttccctaattgatcagcaacgaaacaataTTAACTgcgacgactttaagtgaggagttactgtagctgCACCTACTGAGGCTCTTGGGGAAGCCCACCCACAACCAACAGCCCCTCTCTAGCATAAGGGGAGGAGCTACCAGACCCAGGTCTCAACTGAATGtgggggacaacaaatgaaaaaacagggacaggagcaaaGGTCACAGAGTCAAAAGCAGGGGGACACCAAGAAGAGAACGCTagccagcacccactgctccttaAGGCATCCAAGGAACCAATGGATATGGCCcacaggaactctgcccggagacGTGACTTCAGGGACAATCGGAAATAGGTCCCAGTCACAGACCACTTGCACATCTAGCTTTCTCCTCCTGGTATGGCCgatgccaggaggaggttgatgtGAGGTCTCGCGTCTTCGTGGGGTCACAGGTGGGGTATGCATATATCAGGAGATGAGGGGGAAGGTGTGGTTAGAATATGAGGAGGTTCTGGAAGAgccagaaaaggggctgcaacctggtacACTCAAGGTAGATGTTTGCCAAGATCTCCCCCTCAACGCCAAAGGAGCAAGTGTCAGGGGCGGTGGTGAAGCACACATGCTCGGGGCTATGTGAAAGAGCTGCCAATTAATATGCTGGGCGGACAGCAGGACCAGGATAGAATACAGACTGGCTCACCGGCATTCCTCACCTTCCATGGGTGGTAGGAGGTCCCGGGTGTTGGGGCAAGACACGAGGGTAAGAAAGTGATGGGTATGGAGCAGCTGTTTCCTGGGTGCAGTTCACAGGTCACGCAGCCTGCTCAGGTGATGCAGCCAGGGAGGCTTCCAGGGACAGGGACCTGATGGTGAGGTCTGGAGGACCAGAAGTGAGGGGTGGACAGAGAACACCTTCCCATAGGGCCCGCTCGAGGAAAGCACAAGAGACAGGTACTaaggctgccctcacctcctggAGCATACACTGGGGCATGCAAgaggtggagagccccatgtacGGGCGGAGAGTCCAGGGGTCGACCCAGTCCCTCCGGTTCTAGTCTCCTGGATCTCCAATCCTGGTGATACCAGTCAGGACCAACCTCAAGTGCACCAAGGGGGACTCCACCACCTGTAATAAAGCAGGTTATGCATTCTTTCAACCTCATATGGACAGGCTGTCTACATAGACACTGGCAGAAAGAAGGCAGGAGGAAGGTGTGTGCCAAGCAGCGTAGCTGCCGCTGCATGGGCAGA encodes the following:
- the LOC101946961 gene encoding zinc finger protein 883-like — protein: MSEKEAESPLQGGPEEEGRPKGNIPQEVGSDSPGGSELLGGNNREQQPLGRSPLWGRGLQFKEKRYNCTDCNKSFSQSSHLIRHQGTHTGERPYKCSDCGKSFTQNSNLAQHQRVHTGERPYQCLDCDKSFTQSSHLTEHQRVHQGVKPYKCTNCNKSFSQSSHLLRHQGTHTGERPYKCPDCGKSFSQNSNLVQHQRIHTGERPYKCGECGKSFSWSSNLIEHQRVHTGERPDKCPDCGKSFTRSSALIQHRRIHKGLRPYKCTQCGKSFNKSSHLIRHQGTHAAGELPCTCASCGKSFTRSIQQRPRPHHCAECETRFSRIAGSQPRADVAVKPYKCGECGRSFGRSSYLVQHQRIHTGDRPYKCGDCGKGFGVSAHLTRHQLSHAGDRPYRCPQCGKTFGESTKLLSHRLSHAGERPYQCPDCKKSFCKSSHLVSHQRTHTGERPYHCTICGKSFCQSSHLIRHQGTHTGERPYKCSDCEKSFTQSSNLAQHQRIHTGERPYQCTDCGKSFSWSSNLIEHQRTHLAQKP